The Streptomyces sp. NBC_00224 genome has a window encoding:
- a CDS encoding DUF4239 domain-containing protein, translated as MEIWLLNHLSTASLTLITVGGIVALALTGSLLTYRLHPAIAEGEHNDMIGAGLGMFAAIYGIILAFVVVTLWTQADEAEMVVANESAHLAQMVRDSQAFPPAQRADMEHAVSDYAHAVAEVQWPLMRKGRPKYGATERAMEDMFATLNSFEPKTERQKAFYRETISDINKVVAERRARITKAQQSLPELFKILAYGGALVIIPLTFLYGNKSRRVRLLFVGSVAALVGFTLLLVLVLDHPFSGDISVQPDAFKEGVLAKFW; from the coding sequence GTGGAGATCTGGCTGTTGAACCATCTGTCCACCGCCTCCCTCACCCTGATCACGGTCGGCGGCATCGTCGCCCTGGCATTGACAGGCAGCCTGCTGACCTACCGTTTACATCCCGCAATCGCCGAGGGCGAACACAACGACATGATCGGCGCGGGACTTGGCATGTTCGCTGCCATTTACGGGATCATCCTGGCCTTCGTCGTCGTCACCCTGTGGACCCAGGCGGACGAAGCCGAGATGGTCGTCGCCAATGAGTCGGCCCACCTGGCGCAGATGGTCCGCGACTCCCAGGCCTTCCCGCCCGCCCAGCGCGCCGACATGGAGCACGCCGTCAGCGACTACGCTCACGCCGTGGCGGAGGTGCAGTGGCCCCTCATGCGAAAGGGCCGCCCCAAGTACGGCGCCACAGAACGAGCCATGGAAGACATGTTCGCCACGCTGAACTCATTCGAGCCGAAGACAGAGCGCCAGAAGGCTTTCTACCGCGAGACCATCAGCGACATCAACAAGGTCGTCGCTGAGCGCCGGGCCCGGATCACCAAAGCCCAGCAGTCGCTGCCGGAACTGTTCAAGATATTGGCGTACGGAGGCGCGCTCGTGATCATCCCGCTCACGTTCCTGTACGGCAACAAGAGCCGACGAGTACGGCTGCTGTTCGTCGGCTCGGTCGCCGCGCTCGTCGGCTTCACCCTGCTGCTCGTCCTCGTGCTCGACCACCCGTTTTCCGGGGACATCAGCGTGCAGCCGGACGCGTTCAAGGAAGGCGTGCTGGCAAAGTTCTGGTGA